In the genome of Acidimicrobiales bacterium, one region contains:
- a CDS encoding (Fe-S)-binding protein, producing METSEVASSQAKRIRPHHLVIGLGAGVAVAAAVVGGGLPLLTQWHDDSPVRREVWHNVPSAVKLAFYLVVPAAILAGSILFAQRTKNWQRGGPDNRATTAKNVKRRMADFRAGVYMKTLLRDPAAGIMHSLIYFSFLILLAVTLILEADHQVPESMKFLHGDVYKAYSLVGDLAGLALFAGVAWAILRRYVQRPYRIRIKSKPEHALGLGTLLSLAVTGFGAEAWRIALDGRPAFERWSVIGYPLSGLIEGSGTLSGGHQIWWLAHVGTFVLFLAILPVTMLRHMFTSPLNMYLRDKERPKGAMKAMPNLMETEMESFGASVVSDFTWKQLLDTDSCTMCGRCTSVCPAHATGKPLDPREIVLKTGEVMAATGDPKVSPPIGLDSDITIGADSLFERITPEEVWACTTCKACDEICPVNIEILDKILDMRRYLSLMESNFPTELGSAYRGMENSGNPWGMSQTERAKWTEKLGDVPIVDGTSALEHEYLYWVGCAGSFDDKNQKVTQAMAKLLQRAGIDFAILGPAENCTGDPARRSGNEYIFQMLAMQNIETLDGMGVKKIITQCPHCFNTLLNEYPQLGGNYEVLHHSQLLEDLTESGQLDLSRARLEDRIVYHDSCYLGRHNDVYLAPRQVIGRLGGVEVVEAPRNGTKGMCCGAGGARMFMEETIGTKVNDARSAELIETGASRVATACPFCYIMIDDGVKGAGKDEEVKVADIALHLVEALENGERLDAAAVHAAPPSTTAPTS from the coding sequence ATGGAGACTTCAGAGGTCGCCTCCTCCCAGGCGAAGCGGATCCGCCCCCACCACCTCGTGATCGGCCTCGGGGCCGGCGTCGCCGTCGCCGCCGCCGTGGTCGGCGGGGGCCTGCCCCTGCTGACCCAGTGGCACGACGACTCCCCCGTGCGCCGCGAGGTCTGGCACAACGTCCCCAGCGCGGTGAAGCTGGCCTTCTACCTGGTCGTCCCGGCGGCCATCCTGGCCGGCTCGATCCTCTTCGCCCAGCGCACCAAGAACTGGCAGCGGGGCGGCCCCGACAACCGGGCCACCACGGCCAAGAACGTGAAGCGGCGCATGGCCGACTTCCGGGCCGGCGTCTACATGAAGACCCTGCTGCGGGACCCGGCGGCCGGGATCATGCACTCGCTGATCTACTTCAGCTTCCTGATCCTGCTGGCCGTGACGCTCATCCTCGAGGCCGACCACCAGGTCCCCGAGTCGATGAAGTTCCTGCACGGCGACGTGTACAAGGCTTACTCCCTGGTCGGCGACCTGGCCGGCCTGGCCCTCTTCGCCGGGGTGGCCTGGGCCATCCTGCGGCGCTACGTGCAGCGGCCGTACCGCATCCGCATCAAGTCCAAGCCCGAGCACGCCCTGGGCCTGGGCACCCTGCTGTCGCTGGCCGTGACCGGCTTCGGGGCCGAGGCGTGGCGCATCGCCCTCGACGGGCGGCCCGCCTTCGAGCGGTGGTCGGTCATCGGCTACCCGCTGTCGGGCCTCATCGAGGGCAGTGGCACCCTCTCGGGCGGGCACCAGATCTGGTGGCTGGCCCACGTGGGCACGTTCGTGCTGTTCCTGGCCATCCTGCCGGTGACCATGCTGCGCCACATGTTCACCTCGCCGCTGAACATGTACCTGCGGGACAAGGAGCGCCCCAAGGGGGCCATGAAGGCCATGCCCAACCTGATGGAGACGGAGATGGAGAGCTTCGGCGCCTCGGTCGTCTCCGACTTCACCTGGAAGCAGCTCCTCGACACCGACTCCTGCACCATGTGCGGGCGGTGCACCAGCGTCTGCCCGGCCCATGCCACCGGCAAGCCCCTCGACCCCCGGGAGATCGTCCTCAAGACCGGCGAGGTCATGGCGGCCACCGGCGACCCCAAGGTCTCGCCCCCCATCGGGCTGGACTCCGACATCACCATCGGGGCCGACTCGCTGTTCGAGCGGATCACCCCCGAGGAGGTGTGGGCCTGCACCACCTGCAAGGCCTGCGACGAGATCTGCCCGGTCAACATCGAGATCCTGGACAAGATCCTCGACATGCGGCGCTACCTGTCGCTCATGGAGTCGAACTTCCCCACCGAGCTGGGCAGCGCCTATCGGGGCATGGAGAACAGCGGCAACCCGTGGGGCATGAGCCAGACGGAGCGGGCCAAGTGGACCGAGAAGCTGGGCGACGTGCCCATCGTGGACGGCACCTCGGCCCTGGAGCACGAGTACCTGTACTGGGTGGGCTGCGCCGGCAGCTTCGACGACAAGAACCAGAAGGTCACCCAGGCCATGGCCAAGCTGCTCCAGCGGGCCGGCATCGACTTCGCCATCCTGGGCCCGGCCGAGAACTGCACCGGCGACCCGGCCCGCCGCTCGGGCAACGAGTACATCTTCCAGATGCTGGCCATGCAGAACATCGAGACCCTCGACGGCATGGGCGTGAAGAAGATCATCACCCAGTGCCCGCACTGCTTCAACACGCTGCTCAACGAGTACCCGCAGCTGGGCGGGAACTACGAGGTGCTGCACCACTCGCAGCTCCTGGAGGACCTGACCGAGAGCGGGCAGCTCGACCTCAGCCGGGCCCGGCTGGAGGACCGCATCGTGTACCACGACTCCTGCTACCTGGGCCGCCACAACGACGTCTACCTGGCCCCCCGGCAGGTCATCGGCCGCCTGGGCGGCGTCGAGGTGGTCGAGGCGCCCCGCAACGGCACCAAGGGCATGTGCTGCGGCGCCGGTGGGGCCCGCATGTTCATGGAGGAGACCATCGGGACCAAGGTCAACGACGCCCGCTCCGCCGAGCTCATCGAGACCGGGGCCAGCCGGGTCGCGACCGCCTGCCCGTTCTGCTACATCATGATCGACGACGGCGTGAAGGGGGCCGGTAAGGACGAGGAGGTCAAGGTGGCCGACATCGCCCTGCACCTGGTCGAGGCCCTGGAGAACGGTGAGCGCCTGGACGCCGCCGCCGTCCACGCCGCGCCCCCCTCCACCACCGCTCCCACCTCCTGA
- a CDS encoding IS110 family transposase — MLDPDRNRLTSLPEKEKRMASLADLVEVVIGVDTHKHTHTAAVIAVGTGGQLDELTIDTDPNGYRALVSMAEGHGGLRAWAIEGTGSYGAGLVRHLRDLGEWVIELDRPSRVARRHGAKSDAIDAARAAREALARDNLAEPRAPGERAALAVLLVGRRSAVEGAAVANRQLQALVTAAPECLRAKFRGQTGVVMVATAARLRSSKHWDLETATTADMLRSLARRWQDLTTEAASHERQIRAIVADWRPELLAECGVGPIVAAVVLCAWSHPGRVRNEAAFAMLAGTCPIPASSGLTTRYRLNRSGDRQLNQALHVVMLCRLRYDPNTRAYAERRRAEGKTNREIQRCLKRYIARHLYRQLQADPPPA; from the coding sequence GTGCTCGACCCGGACCGGAACCGACTCACGTCCCTTCCGGAAAAGGAGAAACGCATGGCCAGCCTCGCAGACCTCGTCGAGGTCGTCATCGGCGTCGACACCCACAAGCACACCCACACCGCCGCGGTCATCGCCGTGGGCACCGGCGGCCAGCTCGATGAGCTGACCATCGACACCGACCCCAACGGCTACCGCGCCCTCGTCTCGATGGCCGAAGGCCACGGCGGGCTGAGAGCGTGGGCGATCGAAGGGACCGGCAGCTACGGCGCTGGCCTGGTCCGCCACCTCCGTGACCTCGGCGAGTGGGTCATCGAACTGGACCGCCCGAGCCGCGTCGCCCGCCGACACGGCGCCAAGTCCGATGCCATCGACGCGGCCCGTGCCGCCCGCGAGGCGCTGGCACGCGACAACCTGGCCGAACCGCGAGCCCCCGGCGAGCGAGCCGCGCTGGCGGTGCTGCTGGTCGGGCGCCGCTCCGCAGTCGAGGGCGCCGCGGTGGCCAACCGTCAGCTCCAAGCGCTCGTCACCGCTGCACCGGAATGCCTCCGAGCCAAGTTCCGGGGCCAGACCGGCGTCGTCATGGTCGCCACCGCCGCCCGACTCCGCAGCTCGAAGCACTGGGACCTCGAGACCGCCACCACCGCCGACATGCTCCGCTCCCTCGCCCGGCGCTGGCAGGACCTCACCACAGAGGCCGCATCCCATGAGCGCCAGATCCGCGCCATCGTCGCTGACTGGCGACCCGAGCTCCTCGCCGAGTGCGGCGTCGGCCCGATCGTGGCCGCCGTCGTGCTCTGCGCCTGGTCTCACCCCGGCCGGGTCCGCAACGAGGCCGCCTTCGCCATGCTCGCCGGCACCTGCCCCATCCCCGCCAGCAGCGGCCTCACCACCCGATACCGGCTCAACCGCTCCGGAGATCGTCAGCTCAACCAAGCCCTGCACGTCGTGATGCTCTGCCGGCTGCGCTACGACCCCAACACCCGGGCCTACGCCGAACGCCGACGAGCCGAGGGCAAGACCAACCGAGAGATCCAACGCTGCCTCAAGCGCTACATCGCCCGCCACCTCTACCGACAACTCCAAGCTGACCCGCCACCGGCTTGA
- a CDS encoding DUF1385 domain-containing protein produces MPATPSPTATSAAADHPPRLVEDLGPIGGQALIDGVMMRRAGAWGAAVRRSDGTIATTVTALPGDGDGVRRIPLLRGSVALWESVRLGTRAMLWGAQERGTEDGKGYSKGGLALTTAIAGALAVTFLVLLPAAVPKLLGLDGRWAFNLVETGVRLAVLVGYMALLSLSPEVRRTFAYHGAEHMTIHAYEHGVALEPAAIRRFDRRHPRCGTAFLLLVVLVALLAHVIVGSPSWPVLVASRLVGLPLVAGVAYEAIRLAGTRRHQLVGRILMAPGSWLQGLTTAEPDDDQIEVAIAALRATTSLEDGAASPAGTAPGPAAAVPVGVGA; encoded by the coding sequence GTGCCCGCCACGCCATCGCCCACGGCCACGTCGGCGGCCGCCGACCACCCGCCCCGCCTGGTCGAGGACCTCGGCCCCATCGGCGGCCAGGCCCTCATCGACGGGGTGATGATGCGCCGGGCCGGCGCCTGGGGGGCCGCCGTCCGCCGCAGCGACGGCACCATCGCCACCACGGTCACCGCCCTGCCCGGCGACGGCGACGGCGTCCGCCGCATCCCGCTGCTGCGGGGCTCGGTCGCCCTGTGGGAATCGGTGCGCCTCGGCACCCGAGCCATGCTGTGGGGCGCCCAGGAGCGCGGCACCGAGGACGGCAAGGGCTACTCGAAGGGCGGGCTGGCTCTCACCACCGCCATCGCCGGCGCCCTGGCCGTGACCTTCCTGGTGCTGCTGCCCGCGGCGGTGCCCAAGCTCCTCGGCCTCGACGGCCGGTGGGCCTTCAACCTGGTGGAGACCGGGGTCAGGCTGGCCGTCCTGGTCGGCTACATGGCCCTGCTGTCGCTGTCGCCGGAGGTGCGGCGCACCTTCGCCTACCACGGCGCCGAGCACATGACCATCCACGCCTACGAGCACGGCGTGGCCCTGGAGCCGGCGGCCATCCGCCGCTTCGATCGCCGCCACCCCCGGTGCGGCACCGCCTTCCTGCTGCTGGTGGTGCTGGTGGCGCTGCTGGCCCACGTGATCGTCGGCTCGCCGAGCTGGCCGGTGCTGGTGGCCAGTCGCCTGGTGGGCCTGCCCCTGGTGGCCGGCGTGGCCTACGAGGCCATCCGCCTGGCCGGGACCCGTCGCCACCAGCTGGTGGGGCGCATCCTGATGGCCCCCGGGTCCTGGTTGCAGGGCCTCACCACCGCCGAGCCCGACGACGACCAGATCGAGGTGGCCATCGCCGCCCTGCGGGCCACCACGTCCCTGGAGGACGGTGCGGCGAGCCCCGCCGGCACCGCCCCCGGCCCGGCCGCCGCCGTCCCGGTGGGGGTGGGGGCATGA
- a CDS encoding ABC transporter ATP-binding protein, with product MTEVAVRSLSRTYAARPPVTALGGVDLDVPGGSLTAVLGPSGCGKTTLLRILAGFDQPDGGTITFDGEEVSRPGRAVPPERRRVGIVPQEGALFPHLDVAANVAFGLRGQRGSRVAEVLELVGLAGFERRRPHELSGGQQQRVALARALAPRPAVVLLDEPFTALDASLRDALRRQVAATLKAAGTTAVLVTHDQGEALAMAGHLAVMREGRIVQAGPPSEVYHRPVDVDVARFLGEAVLLPAQVVGGRLECALGPVIPMASPTHAGSPASGSGPSDLDAPIAAIEAGAEAETNGIGLTVCLRPEQVGRDDASPQRATVTAVHYLGHDALIDLVVTPDATPVRARWVSLDLPRPGDDVGLAVLGPVVTFPST from the coding sequence ATGACCGAGGTCGCCGTCCGGTCCCTGAGCCGGACCTACGCGGCCCGGCCCCCGGTGACGGCCCTCGGCGGTGTCGACCTCGACGTGCCCGGCGGGTCGCTCACGGCCGTGCTCGGACCCTCGGGCTGCGGCAAGACGACGCTGCTGCGCATCCTGGCCGGCTTCGACCAGCCCGACGGCGGGACCATCACCTTCGACGGCGAGGAGGTCAGCCGGCCCGGCCGAGCGGTCCCGCCCGAGCGCCGCCGCGTCGGCATCGTCCCCCAGGAGGGTGCCCTCTTCCCCCACTTGGATGTTGCCGCCAACGTCGCCTTCGGTCTCCGGGGCCAGCGCGGGAGCCGGGTGGCCGAGGTGCTGGAACTGGTGGGCCTGGCCGGGTTCGAGCGTCGGCGGCCCCACGAGCTCTCGGGGGGACAGCAGCAGCGGGTGGCCCTGGCCCGCGCCCTGGCCCCCCGACCAGCGGTGGTGCTCCTGGACGAGCCGTTCACCGCGCTGGACGCCAGCCTCCGCGATGCCCTGCGCCGGCAGGTGGCGGCCACGTTGAAGGCGGCGGGCACCACCGCGGTGCTGGTCACCCACGACCAGGGCGAGGCGCTGGCCATGGCCGGCCACTTGGCCGTGATGCGCGAGGGCCGCATCGTCCAGGCCGGCCCACCCAGCGAGGTGTACCACCGACCCGTGGACGTGGACGTGGCCCGTTTCCTGGGCGAGGCCGTGCTGCTCCCGGCCCAGGTGGTGGGGGGACGCCTGGAGTGCGCCCTGGGCCCGGTGATCCCCATGGCCTCGCCCACACACGCCGGCTCGCCGGCCTCTGGTAGCGGCCCATCCGACCTGGACGCCCCAATCGCCGCCATCGAGGCCGGGGCCGAGGCCGAGACCAACGGGATCGGGCTCACCGTGTGCCTGCGCCCCGAGCAGGTGGGCCGAGACGACGCCTCCCCTCAGCGAGCCACGGTGACCGCCGTGCACTACCTGGGCCACGACGCCCTGATCGACCTCGTCGTCACGCCTGACGCCACCCCAGTGCGGGCCCGGTGGGTCAGCCTCGACCTCCCCCGCCCCGGCGATGACGTGGGCCTCGCCGTCCTCGGCCCCGTCGTCACCTTCCCCTCGACCTGA
- a CDS encoding AAA family ATPase yields the protein MLLGTVGRGDRRRRRSGKTTALDAAAPALEIDGYRVIGTSTSGQAARTLGTEAHIESRTIASLLWRIDHDRIGLDDRTVVVVDEAAMTADGDLLRLVTSVERARAKVVLVGDPRQLSAIGPGGAVASLLDRHPELLTTLDRNARQRDPAERAALAELRHGSVERAVDWYLARGRTTLSTNRTEALAGMADAWATDVDAGHDTALMAWRRDDVRDLNRLARDLHRDRGRVSGPELTAPGGRRYAEGDQTVVLAPLPDHGLVTSERLTVTAVDVRTSRLGRGKR from the coding sequence CTGCTCCTCGGGACGGTCGGTCGAGGTGATCGTCGGCGTCGCCGGAGCGGCAAGACCACCGCCCTCGACGCCGCCGCCCCGGCGCTCGAGATCGACGGCTATCGGGTCATCGGGACCTCGACCAGCGGCCAGGCCGCCCGGACCCTCGGGACCGAGGCTCACATCGAGAGCCGCACCATCGCCTCGCTGCTCTGGCGGATCGACCACGACCGGATCGGACTCGACGATCGCACCGTCGTCGTCGTCGACGAGGCCGCCATGACCGCCGATGGTGACCTGCTCCGTCTGGTCACCTCCGTCGAGCGGGCGAGGGCGAAGGTCGTCCTCGTCGGCGACCCACGGCAGCTCTCGGCCATAGGACCCGGCGGTGCGGTCGCCTCACTCCTCGACCGGCACCCGGAACTGCTGACCACACTCGACCGCAACGCCCGCCAGCGGGACCCGGCCGAGCGAGCTGCGTTGGCGGAGCTGCGCCATGGCTCGGTCGAGCGGGCCGTCGATTGGTACTTGGCCCGGGGTCGCACGACCCTTTCGACCAACCGCACCGAAGCCCTCGCGGGGATGGCGGACGCCTGGGCGACCGACGTCGACGCCGGGCACGACACCGCCCTGATGGCTTGGCGACGGGACGACGTCCGCGACCTCAACCGGCTCGCCCGGGACCTGCACCGGGACCGAGGCCGGGTGTCGGGACCTGAGCTGACCGCTCCCGGAGGCCGCCGCTACGCCGAAGGCGACCAGACCGTCGTCCTCGCCCCGCTCCCGGATCACGGCCTGGTCACCAGTGAGCGCCTCACCGTCACCGCCGTCGACGTCCGTACGTCACGCCTTGGGCGCGGTAAACGGTGA
- a CDS encoding iron ABC transporter permease, translating into MPARRRAPAGLTVLAAAVGVAVVAPLGHLALRATERGWDEVEATVWRARTLELVGRSLGLAAAVTAASLVIGVAGAWLVVRSDLPGRRVWQVVFGLPLALPSYVAAWAWIGWRPGLAGFWGAFVVMTSVSYPYVYLPVLAALRRADPALEEVARSLGRGPVRVFLAVTLRQVRVAATGGALLAGLYALSDFGAVSIMRHQTLTQTIYRSYRASFDRTPAAILGCVLVLIALVVVAGEARWRRAERQDRVGAGTDRPLTPVRLGRATVPALLGSAAMAGLALGVPAWNLVRWLHRGTSVAGHGELASAAGTTLGLAALAAVVTVALALPVGVLSARHPGRLPRAVTSAAYAGHALPGITVALAMVFFSIRVVPGLYQRTPVLIAAYVVLFLSLAVGSVHASVASVPPGLDEVARSLGRSRWGAWRAVTFRLASPGIGAGAALVCLTVMKELPATLLLRPLGVDTLATRLWGLTGASSYAAAAPYAAAIVILAAVPTALLTLPGRSR; encoded by the coding sequence GTGCCGGCCCGTCGTCGGGCCCCGGCCGGCCTCACCGTGCTGGCGGCGGCGGTCGGCGTGGCCGTGGTGGCCCCGCTGGGGCACCTGGCCCTGCGGGCCACCGAGCGGGGGTGGGACGAGGTGGAGGCCACGGTGTGGCGGGCCCGCACCCTGGAGCTGGTGGGCCGGTCGCTGGGCCTGGCCGCCGCCGTGACCGCCGCCTCCCTGGTGATCGGGGTGGCCGGGGCGTGGCTGGTGGTGCGCAGCGACCTGCCGGGGCGGCGGGTGTGGCAGGTGGTCTTCGGCCTGCCGCTGGCCCTGCCGTCGTACGTGGCCGCCTGGGCGTGGATCGGCTGGCGGCCGGGGCTGGCCGGCTTCTGGGGGGCGTTCGTGGTGATGACCTCGGTCAGCTACCCGTACGTGTACCTGCCGGTGCTGGCCGCCCTGCGGCGGGCCGACCCGGCCCTGGAGGAGGTGGCCCGCTCGCTGGGGCGAGGCCCGGTGCGGGTGTTCCTGGCGGTGACGCTGCGCCAGGTGCGGGTGGCGGCCACCGGCGGCGCCCTGCTGGCCGGGTTGTACGCCCTGAGCGACTTCGGGGCGGTGTCGATCATGCGCCACCAGACCCTCACCCAGACCATCTACCGCTCGTACCGGGCCTCGTTCGACCGCACCCCGGCCGCCATCCTGGGCTGCGTGCTGGTGCTCATCGCCCTGGTGGTGGTGGCCGGCGAGGCGCGGTGGCGGCGGGCCGAGCGCCAGGACCGGGTGGGGGCGGGCACCGACCGGCCGCTGACGCCGGTGCGGCTGGGACGGGCCACGGTGCCGGCGTTGCTGGGATCGGCGGCCATGGCCGGCCTGGCCCTCGGGGTGCCGGCCTGGAACCTGGTCCGGTGGCTGCACCGGGGCACGTCGGTGGCCGGCCACGGCGAGCTGGCCTCGGCCGCCGGCACCACCCTGGGCCTGGCCGCGCTGGCCGCGGTGGTGACCGTGGCCCTGGCCCTGCCGGTGGGCGTGTTGTCGGCCCGGCACCCCGGCCGGTTGCCCCGGGCGGTGACCAGCGCGGCCTACGCCGGCCACGCCCTGCCGGGGATCACGGTGGCGTTGGCCATGGTGTTCTTCAGCATCCGGGTGGTGCCGGGGCTCTACCAGCGGACACCGGTGCTGATCGCCGCCTACGTGGTGCTGTTCCTGTCCCTGGCCGTGGGGTCGGTGCACGCCTCGGTGGCGTCGGTGCCGCCGGGCCTCGACGAGGTGGCCCGGTCGCTGGGCCGGTCCCGCTGGGGGGCGTGGCGGGCCGTCACCTTCCGCCTGGCCTCGCCCGGCATCGGGGCCGGGGCGGCCCTGGTGTGCCTGACGGTGATGAAAGAGCTGCCGGCCACCCTGCTGCTGCGCCCCCTCGGGGTCGACACCCTGGCCACCCGGCTGTGGGGCCTGACCGGCGCCTCCTCCTACGCCGCAGCCGCCCCCTACGCGGCGGCCATCGTGATCCTGGCCGCCGTCCCCACCGCGCTCCTCACCCTCCCCGGCCGGTCCCGCTGA
- a CDS encoding DedA family protein, giving the protein MILAGLSDFVFGDLSRWVEDVIDAIGYLGVALLVALENVFPPIPSEVVLPAAGLYAEKNGGVLPLIGMVLAATAGSVAGAWVLYAVAAWVGPDRLRAFVVRRGRWFGVKEGDLDKAEGWFDRREDLAVLVCRCIPLVRSVVSIPAGFRRMPKARFTLYTALGSLVWNTALILVGYAASSYQDEVETIIGYVQYVVVLAIVVAVGWFVWRRIIRARLHPDHGDDTGPTGAEVRDEVPGSTR; this is encoded by the coding sequence ATGATCCTCGCCGGCCTCAGCGACTTCGTCTTCGGGGACCTGTCCCGCTGGGTCGAGGACGTCATCGATGCCATCGGCTACCTCGGCGTGGCCCTGCTGGTCGCCCTGGAGAACGTCTTCCCGCCCATCCCCTCCGAGGTGGTGCTGCCGGCGGCCGGGCTCTACGCCGAGAAGAACGGCGGCGTGCTCCCCCTGATCGGCATGGTTCTGGCCGCCACCGCCGGCTCCGTGGCTGGCGCCTGGGTGCTCTACGCCGTGGCCGCCTGGGTCGGGCCCGACCGGCTGCGGGCCTTCGTGGTCCGCCGGGGCCGCTGGTTCGGGGTCAAGGAGGGCGACCTGGACAAGGCCGAGGGCTGGTTCGACCGGCGCGAGGACCTGGCCGTGCTGGTCTGCCGGTGCATCCCGCTGGTCCGCTCCGTCGTGTCCATCCCGGCCGGCTTCCGCCGCATGCCCAAGGCGCGCTTCACCCTCTACACCGCCCTCGGCTCCCTGGTGTGGAACACGGCGCTGATCCTCGTCGGCTATGCCGCCTCCTCCTACCAGGACGAGGTGGAGACCATCATCGGCTACGTCCAGTACGTGGTGGTGCTGGCCATCGTGGTCGCCGTGGGGTGGTTCGTGTGGCGCCGCATCATCAGGGCCCGCCTCCACCCCGACCACGGCGACGACACCGGCCCGACCGGTGCCGAGGTCCGCGACGAGGTCCCCGGCTCCACCCGCTGA
- a CDS encoding tyrosine-type recombinase/integrase encodes MSDYAWGWLALRPELRPRTQELYEGYLRLHILPTLGEVELGSLSTARVRAWHAGLIAAGKPGRSTVAKAYRLLSTIMRTAVEDELIIKNPCILKKAGFERPAERPIATVAQVYEIADTIHPRFRILILLATFTGLRLGELQALKRRRVDLEHGSLRVVEQTQLLKDGTLITGPPKTDAGVRTVAIPAAILPDLAAHMDEHSVPGPEGLVIPGPGGVPFRRGTFYTEWKNATRIVGIEGMRSHDLRHTGNTLAASTGASTKELMARMGHASPRAALIYQHATAERDRAIAGALSAMIESTLPTAR; translated from the coding sequence ATGTCCGACTACGCCTGGGGTTGGCTCGCCCTGCGCCCGGAGCTGCGCCCTCGCACGCAGGAGCTGTACGAGGGCTACTTGCGGCTGCACATCCTTCCGACCCTGGGCGAGGTCGAGCTGGGCAGCCTCTCGACGGCCCGGGTCCGGGCCTGGCACGCCGGCCTGATCGCAGCCGGCAAGCCAGGACGGTCGACCGTGGCGAAGGCGTACCGGCTCCTGAGCACGATCATGCGCACCGCCGTCGAGGACGAGCTGATCATCAAGAACCCGTGCATCCTCAAGAAGGCGGGGTTCGAACGTCCAGCCGAGCGACCCATCGCCACGGTGGCGCAGGTGTACGAGATCGCCGACACCATCCATCCGCGGTTCCGCATCCTCATCCTCCTCGCCACCTTCACGGGGTTGCGCCTCGGCGAGCTGCAGGCACTCAAGCGGCGGCGAGTCGACCTCGAGCACGGCTCGCTCCGGGTGGTCGAGCAGACCCAGTTGCTCAAGGACGGGACCCTCATCACCGGCCCGCCCAAGACCGACGCCGGGGTCCGCACGGTCGCCATCCCAGCCGCCATCCTGCCGGACCTCGCTGCCCACATGGATGAGCACTCGGTGCCTGGGCCCGAGGGACTGGTGATACCGGGCCCCGGTGGCGTTCCGTTCCGGCGGGGGACCTTCTACACGGAATGGAAGAACGCCACCCGAATCGTGGGCATCGAGGGCATGCGATCCCACGACCTCCGCCACACGGGCAACACACTCGCCGCGTCGACGGGTGCCAGCACCAAGGAGCTGATGGCACGCATGGGCCACGCCAGCCCCAGAGCGGCGCTGATCTACCAGCACGCCACCGCCGAACGAGATCGGGCGATTGCAGGCGCGCTCAGCGCCATGATCGAGAGCACATTGCCGACCGCTCGCTGA
- a CDS encoding iron ABC transporter substrate-binding protein, with protein MPTRRWRAASAVLTLLVLLAPACGGDDGSASGSGPVPSSVGDGTDRELEGTTITVYSGRDEELVQPLIDRFEADTGITVEVRYGDSAEMAAQILEEGSETPADVFYSQEVGAVGALAKADLMGRLPAEVLERVDERFRPHEGTAWVGVTGRSRVIVYNPDLVDDPPESVLDLTDPQYEGQVAWVPGNASFQSFVTAFRVTRGEDAARQWLEDMQANGVDGDYESNVDVLDAVSNGDIALGLINHYYWARALPEVGGAENMGSRLIFPKGDDPGALVNATAVGVLAGAEDESAAQAFVEYLLSEAGQSYFAEEVFEYPLVEGVDDPEGVPPLEELEGPAIDLTDLDSLEETQSLLSEVGLIS; from the coding sequence ATGCCCACGCGTCGCTGGCGGGCCGCCTCCGCCGTCCTGACCCTCCTCGTGCTGCTGGCCCCGGCCTGCGGCGGCGACGACGGGTCCGCCTCGGGCTCGGGCCCGGTGCCCTCGTCGGTCGGCGACGGCACCGACCGCGAGCTGGAGGGGACGACCATCACCGTCTACAGCGGCCGGGACGAGGAGCTGGTCCAGCCCCTCATCGACCGGTTCGAGGCCGACACCGGCATCACCGTCGAGGTCCGCTACGGCGACTCCGCCGAGATGGCGGCCCAGATCCTGGAGGAGGGGTCCGAGACCCCGGCCGACGTCTTCTACTCCCAGGAGGTGGGGGCGGTGGGCGCCCTGGCCAAGGCCGACCTCATGGGCCGGCTGCCGGCGGAGGTGCTGGAGCGGGTCGACGAGCGGTTCCGGCCCCACGAGGGCACGGCGTGGGTCGGCGTCACCGGCCGGTCCCGGGTCATCGTCTACAACCCGGACCTGGTCGACGACCCGCCCGAGAGCGTCCTCGACCTGACCGATCCGCAGTACGAGGGCCAGGTGGCCTGGGTGCCGGGCAACGCCAGCTTCCAGTCCTTCGTCACCGCCTTCCGGGTCACGCGGGGCGAGGATGCGGCCCGGCAGTGGCTGGAGGACATGCAGGCCAACGGGGTCGACGGCGACTACGAGAGCAACGTCGACGTGCTCGACGCGGTGTCCAACGGCGACATCGCCCTCGGCCTCATCAACCACTACTACTGGGCCCGGGCCCTCCCCGAGGTGGGCGGGGCCGAGAACATGGGGTCGCGGCTGATCTTCCCCAAGGGCGACGACCCCGGCGCCCTGGTCAACGCCACCGCGGTCGGCGTGCTGGCCGGGGCCGAGGACGAGTCGGCGGCCCAGGCCTTCGTGGAGTACCTGCTGTCGGAGGCCGGCCAGTCGTACTTCGCCGAGGAGGTCTTCGAGTACCCGTTGGTCGAGGGGGTCGACGACCCCGAGGGCGTGCCCCCCCTCGAGGAGCTGGAGGGCCCGGCCATCGACCTGACGGACCTCGACTCGCTGGAGGAGACGCAGTCCCTGCTGTCCGAGGTGGGGCTGATCAGCTGA